A region from the Metopolophium dirhodum isolate CAU chromosome 9, ASM1992520v1, whole genome shotgun sequence genome encodes:
- the LOC132951642 gene encoding ATP synthase subunit s, mitochondrial-like produces MMSKTLLSNLFRKNKIGMNTRSLWKWIDDTFNGLDDDRIKEIGPNLACAEWLMKNGAKIRWKGCKEFVSHYDCLPNTTSIHRKLFVIEHVYAGKEASISHIGFRYFKNCTNISYIEFDGCNSINNEALGQLNILKDYLTKLKINDCINVSDQGIMSLEQLQALKYLELKNVKCLTEPEIMIGHLKTKLPECTVQYYNE; encoded by the exons ATGATGTCCAAAACTTTACTATCTAATTTgtttagaaaaaacaaaattggaaTGAATACACGTTCCTTATGGAAGTGGATCGATGACACATTCAACGG tttggacGATGATCGTATCAAGGAAATTGGCCCTAACTTGGCATGTGCCGAGTGGCTTATGAAAAACGGGGCAAAAATTAGATGGAAAGGTTGTAAGGAATTTGTAAGTCATTATGATTGTTTGCCTAATACCACATCAATTCACCGTAAACTGTTTGTAATAGAACACGTTTATGCAGGAAAAGAAGCATCAATTTCACACATAGgatttagatatttta AGAACTGTacaaatatttcttatattgAATTTGATGGATGCAACTCGATAAATAACGAAGCATTAGGTCAACTTAATATATTGAAAGATTActtgacaaaattaaagataaacgaCTGTATAAATGTTTCTGACCAAGGAATAATGTCGTTGGAACAACTTCA ggcattaaaatatttggagttgaaaaatgtaaaatgtctaACCGAACCAGAAATAATGATTGGTCATCTGAAAACCAAGTTGCCAGAATgcactgtacaatattataatgaatga